Proteins encoded within one genomic window of Polycladomyces subterraneus:
- a CDS encoding HIT family protein yields MLEDRQVSCIFCSIVQKDEPASIVYEDDQILAFLDIAPINPGHTLVIPKVHYESLSEVPNSVVARMMTVAKKIANAIRLSRVYCEGINLLLADGEAAFQDVFHCHLHVVPRFKGDSFRIDGCYSNHPERSELDRVALQIRSNMESV; encoded by the coding sequence ATGCTGGAAGATCGCCAGGTTTCCTGTATTTTTTGTTCCATCGTCCAGAAGGATGAACCAGCCAGTATCGTTTATGAAGATGATCAAATCCTTGCTTTCCTTGATATCGCTCCTATCAATCCCGGACATACCCTTGTAATCCCGAAAGTGCACTATGAGTCATTGTCCGAGGTGCCGAACTCCGTTGTTGCGCGTATGATGACGGTAGCAAAGAAAATTGCGAATGCGATTCGCTTGTCCAGAGTGTACTGTGAAGGGATCAACTTACTTTTAGCCGATGGGGAAGCCGCATTTCAGGATGTATTTCACTGCCATCTGCATGTAGTTCCGCGTTTTAAGGGAGATTCATTCCGGATCGATGGATGCTACTCGAACCATCCGGAACGCTCAGAACTTGACCGTGTTGCGTTGCAAATTCGTTCCAATATGGAATCGGTATAG